The DNA region AGGTCAAGGCCGTACTCGTCGGGCACCGAAGCGGTCCCGAATGTCGGGGGAATCACGCTGTCCTGCATGCTCATCAGGGCCGCGACGACGTCGAGGACGCCGCCGCCGGAGAAGAGCCTGCCGGTCAGGGACTTGGGGGCGGTGACAGGGACGCCGCGGACCCCGAACAGGTCCCGCAGGGCCTGCGCCTCGGCGCGGTCCAGGGCCGGCAGGCCCGCCGCATCGGCGAACACGACGTCCACCGCGTCCGGGCCGAGCCCCGCGTCGGCCAGTGCGAGCCGCGCGGCCCGACCCAGACCCGGCGGGCGTCTGCTGCCGGGGGCCGGATCGAAGGTGGCCGCATAGCCGACGATCTCACCGTAGACACGGGCCCCTCGTGCGCGGGCCGCCCCGGCGTCCTCCAGGACGCAGATCGCGCCGCCCTCGCCGGGTACGTGTCCGGCCGCGTGCGAATCGAAGGGGCGGTACGCCGTGGCCGGGTCGGGGTCGACGCTGACCCGGCCGCCTGCCAGGTGGGAGGCCCAGCCCCACGGGTCGAAGGTGGAGTCGACTCCACCGCAGACCACGAGCGGCACACCGGTACGGACGACCCGTCGTGCCTGCCCCAACGCGTCGATCCCGCCCGCCTGTTCGGCGACCAGAGCGATGGAGGGTCCGCGCATCTTGTGCCTGATGGAGATCTGGCCGGTGTTCACCGCGTAGAACCAGGCGAAGGACTCGTACACGCTCACGTGTTCCGGCCCCTGGCTCCACAGCTTCTTGAACTCCCGGTGGGTGAAGTCGAATCCGCCCGAGGCATTGGCCGTCACGACGCCCATGTCGTAGTCGGTCATGGCGGAGGTGTCCACGCCGGCGTCCTCTATGGCGCCCTGGGCGGCGATCAGGGCGAGACGGGTGGAGACATCGGTCTGCGACATCAGCCTGCTGGGCAGGTGCTGCGCCGGATCCACACCGTCCACCAGCCCGGCCAACCGCGCCGGGAAGCCCGAGGTGTCGAACCGGTCCAGCTCGCCGATGCCGCTGCGGCCGGTCAGGGTGGCTGCCCAGAATTCCTTGACGCCGACGCCGTTCGGCGCGACCACGCCCAGCCCGGTGATCACGCTCATGCGGCCTCCCGGTCCGGCCGGGTGAGGACCATCGCGCTCTGGAAGCCGCCGAAGCCGCTGCCGACCGTCAGCACGGTGTCGGTGCGGTGCTCGCGCGCCACATTCGGCACGTAGTCCAGGTCGCACTGCGGATCGCTCACGTGCAGGTTCGCCGTCGGCGGCACCGTGTGATGCTCCATCGCCAGCAGCGAGGCGGCGATCTCGATCGAGCCGACGGCCCCGAGCGAGTGCCCCACCATCGACTTGATCGAGCTGATCGGCGTCTTGTACGCGTACTCGCCGAGGCTCCGCCTGAACGCCGCGGTCTCGTGCCGGTCGTTCTGCTTGGTGCCCGAGCCGTGCGCGTTGATGTAGTCGACCGCGGACGGATGCACCTCTGCCTGTGAGGACATCTGCACGCGGCCGGAAGTCGGACAAGGCGGCGGGCGGCACCCTCTCCCGGTGGACGCGCTCCGGGGCCCGAGCCTTCCTGCCGCGGGCGGCCACCGTTTTTTTCCTGGTCACGCGACGCCGGTGATCCGCGGACCCGCCCCGGCCCGCGGCGTCGGCGGCCCGTGGCCGTTCTGCCGGGGTACGACACCTCGTTCCACCGGTTCACCGCTTTCTGCGCGCCCGCCCTGCGCCCACCACTCGGAGGACAGCATGATCGTGCACACCCTCATCTACCGGTTCCCGCCGGAGGCCGATGCCGAGGACATCCGTCAGTTCTTCGAGGGGCTGGGCGATCTCGCGGTCGGTTCCGGTCTGGTCTCGGCCTTCGGCTGGAAGCCGCACGTCCTGCTCCCCGTCGACGAGCAGAGCAAGGGGATGACTGCGACGCACATCGCGCAGTTCTCCTGCGACGACGTGCAGACCCTGCAGGTGTTCTCCGAGCGGCCCGTCGTGCACGAGTTCATCAGCAAGTGGCGCGGAAAGCTCAACTACGAGGCCGCGTACGCAAACCACGAGCAGATGCTGCCGTCGAGCAGCGGAAACGGACCTTCCATGTTCCACACCGAGCACACCGTGACCGTCGAGGCGAACGCGGATGTCGTCTACGCAGTGCTGGCCGACATCGAGGGCTACGCCAAGCTGTTCCCGCCCACCGAGACCTCGACGATGCTGGAGGAGACCGAGACCTGCCAGATCGCCCGTCTGGTGGTCGACGTCAGCGGGCAGCGGCAGAGCTGGGTGACCCGGCGCGACCTCGACCGCGACCACCGCACCATCGCCTACCGTCAGCTGGACAACGCCCCGATGATCGAGTTCATGGGCGGCGAGTGGCGCGCCCTGCCGCTCGACGACAACCGCACGCAGCTGGTCATCACCCACGACTTCGCGGCCCGCCCCACCGAGGCCGTACCCAGCCAGGAGCAGGCGTCCACGCTGCTGCGGGCCGCCGTCGACCGCAACAGTCACGCCGACCTCGACGCGGTCCGCAAGGAGGCCGAGCGGCGCGCGCAGGTCGTCGGGAGCCCCGCGTGACCCAGCGCCTGATCGACCTCAGCGTGCCGACCGTGGACGGCCCGAGCGAGGCGACACCGGTAGAGGTGGAACTCCTCGACCACGCCGCGGCGCCAGCCGCACTGGGGCTGACACCCGAGGATTTCCCCGAGGGCGAGTCGATCTCCAACGAGACGGTCACCCTGACCACCCACACCGGCACCCACATGGACGCCCCCCTGCACTACGGGCTCACCAGCGGAGGACGTCCGGCCGCCGCCATCGGCGACATCCCGCTGGAGTGGTGCTACGCGCCCGGAGTCCGCCTCGACCTGCGGCACGTGCCACCGGGCACCGGCATCACCGCCGCGGACATCGAAGACGCGCTGGCGAAGATCCCACACCAACTCCGCCCCGGCGACATCGTGTTGATCTGGACCGGTGCGGACCGGCTGTGGGGAACGGACGCATACCGTGCCGAACACCCCGGTATGACAAGGGAGTCCACGGCCTGGCTGGTCGAGCGCGGTGTCAAGGTGATCGGCATCGACAGCTGGGGCTTCGACCGGCCCTTCGGATCGATGATCGGCGACTACCGGGAGACCGGCGACAACAAGGTCCTCTGGCCGGCTCACCTGTACGGGCGCGAACACGCCTACTGCCAATTGGAGAAGCTCGCCCACCTGGACGAGCTGCCCGCTGCCACCGGGTTCACCGTGGCCTGTTTCCCCATCAAACTCACCGGACTCGGCGCCGGATGGACGCGGGTGGTCGCCATCGTCGAGGACGAGTGATCCACAGCAGAAGCGGGAGCGGGGCGCGGCCCGAGCGGGTTGCGCCCCGCTGTCACACGTGCGGCCCTCGTCGGCCGTCACGCTCGCGTGGCGAGGGGACGGTGCGGCCGCTCCTCAGCTCGCTTCGGCCTCCGGGAAGGGGACCCAGAGCTGGTCGGCGTCGCCGGCGGCGAGCCGGCCACGGTACACGTCGATCTTGTGGTCGATGAGCGCCAGATTCCCCTGCAATTCGGCGAGCCTGGCGGTCACCTCGGCGCGGTGCGCCTCCATGAGAGCCAGCCGCTCCTCCTCGTTGCCGTACCCGTCGGCGACGAGCTGGGCGTACCGCAGGATCGTCTTGATGGGCATCCCGGTCGCCCGCAGCTTGGTGCAGAGCGTGATCCACGCCAAGTCCCGTTGGTGGTAGCGGCGTCGGCCGCCGACCGTGCGGTCGACGTCGGTGATGACCAGACCGACGCGCTCGTAGTAGCGCAGTGTGTGCACGCTGACGCCGGTGCGGCGTGCGGCCTCGGCGATGGCGATACCCGGGTCGGACTCGCCCTGCGGGCGAACGGAAGAAGATCGAGTCTGCGACTTGATTTCGAGCACGCTCTAAATTGTAGCGTCGAGGACATGAGCACTTCAACGCGGCCCAGCGCCGCTCCTGGCAGGCCCGGCCCGCGGATACGCGGAGAGGAAGCGGTCTGACAGTGCCCGTTCGGGCCCTGGCGGCCCCGCGGCAGAAGCCGCTCCAGCAGGCCGTCCGGCACGCGTCGGCGGCCGGGTCGGTGGCCGTCGCCGCAGTCGCGGTGAACGCGCGGCCGCCACTCCCGAGAGCCACCCGCAGAAGCCCGGCGTTTCGACGGAACCGCCAACCGTGCCGGCCGTGCCGGTGCCACCCGGCAGGGCATCCCCCGCCTCCATCCGCGTGGCCACCGGCACGGCCCTTGAAAAGCGTCACTTGCGATCGCCGGCAGTGGCCTTCGATTGGATTGGATCCCTATGACCGAACTCAGTCCCCAGCGACGGTCGTTGGTGCTTGCCATCTGCTGCGCCAGCATGATCGTCGTCGTCATGGACATCTCTATCGTCAACGTCGCCCTGCCGAACATCCGTGACGACTTGGACGCCTCGGTGTCCAGCCTGCAGTGGGCGGTCGACGCATACACCCTGGTGCTGGCGAGCTTCCTGCTCCTGGCCGGATCCACCGCCGATCGGATCGGCCGCAAGCGCCTCTTCCTGATCGGTCTGGCAGCCTTCGGGATCGGCTCCCTGCTGTGCGGCCTGGCGCCGGGCATCGGCTGGCTCATCGGCGCCCGCGCCGTGCAGGCCATCGGCGGAACCATGCTCAACCCGGTGGCGATGGCGATCATCGCCACTACGTTTCCGGACCCGAAGGAGCGGGCCAAGGCCATCGGTGTGTTCGGCTCGATGTCCGGTCTGTCGCTCGCACTCGGCCCGATCCTCGGCGGCGCCCTGGTCGACGCCTTCGACTGGCGGTCCATCTTCTGGATCAACGTGCCGATCGTGGCGATCGCGTTCGTGATGACCGCCGTGTACGTCCCCGAGTCCCGCGCCCCGCGGGCACGCCGCCCCGACCCTGTCGGCCAGCTGCTGGTGATCGTCATGCTCGGCAGCCTGGTCTACGCCGTCATCGAGTCGCACAAGCTGGGCTGGGGCTCGACGACCATCATCGCCCTGCTCGGGGTCACCGTGCTCGCCGCGCTCGCCACCGTCGCCTACGAACTGCGCCGCTCCGACCCGCTGCTTGAACTGCGGCTCTTCCGCAGCGTGCCGTTCAGCTCGGCGATCCTGATGGCCTTCGGGGCGCTGTGCGCCTTCGGCGCGTTCCTCTTCGTGACCACCCTTTACCTGCAGGAGGTCCGCGGCATGTCGGCGCTCAAGGCCGGTCTGTGCCTGCTGCCGGTGGGCCTGCTGATCGTGCTGCTCTCCCCGCGTACCGGCAAGTACGTCGGCGCGCACGGTCCCCGGCTGCCGCTGGTGGTCTCCGGGGCCGCGCTGGCGGTCGGAGGCGCCGTGTCGCTGCTGATCCGGCCGTCCACGTCGCTGCCGGCCGTGCTCGCGATGTACCTGCTGATCGGCGTCTTCCAGGGCACCATCAACCCGCCGATCACCAACACCGCAGTGTCCGGCATGCCGCGCTCCATGGCAGGCGTGGCCACCTCCCTCGCCTCCGCCGGCCGGCAGACCGGCACCACTCTCGGTGTCGCCATCGCGGGCACCATCGTGGGCAGCTCCCAGGCACACGGCGGCACCTCGTACACCCACGCGGAGCACGGCGTCTGGTGGCTGATGATCGGCCTCGGGGCCGGCATTGTCGCCCTGGCACTGATCAGTACCGGTAGTTGGGCCAAGGAGACCTCGAAGAGGGCCGCGGCACTCTTCGAGGAGGTGGACCGGGGCGCGGTTCCCGAGCCCGCGGGCCGCCGCTGACCCCACCGCGGGGACCGGGAGAGGCAGGCACGGCCGGCCGTTGCCGGGAGGCCCATGAGCCTCCCGGCAACGGCCGGCCGCGTGATCGGGCCCCACATGAGCCCCGTCCATGCGACCGGCCCCCGCACCGCGGCGGTCGCAGCGGTACGGGGGCCGGTCGGGGCGGAACGGCGGCTTTGTGCCGGGCGACGAGGTGTCCCGCAGAAGGCGGCCGGTGCGGCGGCCCTCCCGGGAGGGCCGCCGCACCGGGTCACCGAGCGGTCGGCGAGCCGTTACCGGAGGGGGTGGCCGGCAGACCGGCACCGTTCTGCCCGGCCGACAGCCGCATCGGGCGCAGGGCCGCCTCGGTGCGCAGGAGTTCGTCCAGCATGGCCGTAGCGGCCTGCTCCATGACCTCGGTTCCCTGGAACCGCCCGTCTTCGATGAACTGAGGGTGCCAGGGGATGTTCACCCCTTCGAACACACCGGCAGCATCCGCAGGGTCGTCATGACCTGCTTGAGCTGCTGCACCGCCCGGGTGCCGGCGGCCACCCCGCCGTAGGAGACGAACCCGACCGGCTTGTGGTGCCACTCCTGGTGGAGGTAGTCGATCGCGTTCTTGATCGTGGCAGGGTAGCCGAAGTTGTACTCCGGGGTGACGAGGACGACCGCGTCCGAAGCATCGACGATCGCGCTCCACTCCTTGGTGTGCTGCTGGGTGTACTGCCGCAGCCGGGGGATGTGCGGCTCGTCCAGCAGGGGCAGATCGAGCTCGGCGAGGTCCACCAGGGTGATGTCGAACCCGCCGTGGGACCGAGCCTGCTCGACGAACCACTGGGTAATGGGAAGCCCGGCGCGGCCGGGGCGGGTTGAGCCGACAACGATCATCAGGCTGGGCATGAGACCTCATCCTTTTGCCAAGTGTGATCCGTGACGGGACCGCTGACCGAAGCGGCCCGCGCCGCGTCACGGACGGTGCCGCGACGCGGGTCACTCGGCACCGTTCCGGTGAACGGCTTCCGGAGTCGGATGGCGCCGGGTACGGGCGGTCGGACGGCGGTTCCTACCGCCGCCTCGTCCTTTACGCGCTTGCCGCGGAAGGGGTGTTCCCTTTCCCCGCCGAAGCGGTGAGCACATCGTGCCGGTAGCTTTCGATGATGTCCAGGTATTCCTTGGCCTCTTGCTGCGGGACCCCGCAGAAGCTCAGCGTGGCCGCGATCTCCAGCGCCACGACGTCGAAATCGTATTCGGTCGCGACCATGTTCTCGTGAGCTTCCCTCATGTCACGTCCCGGATAGCACTGGGGACCTCCGGTCTCCTGGATCGACCACGCCGTAACCATGAACTTGAACCCGGCACGCGAATTCGTCTCGTGAAGCTTCTGCACGTCGGGATTGCGGTTGGCCGAAACGTTGTCGTAAAGCCTGTCCGTGAGAACGTCCATCAGGGCGGCGATACCGAAAGTTCCTCCAAGACGATCGTAGAGGGAGGGGGTCTGTGCTGATTCCGTCATGACGCTTCTCCTCACATGATCCGTGGCCTGGCACCACACTTCACCCGCCTGCTAAAAATCCACTCAAGCCGAGGGTCCGGCGGGGGAGTCCGGCAACCGTTCCATGGCGCCCGCGCGTTGTTGCGCCCCAGAGGCACCACACCCGGAGGTCAGGGGATCAGCACCGTCCTGTGGCCCTGCTGGTCGAGATCCCAGACGTGCCGCACCCGGGTGAGCGGCACCCGATTGACCTCCATGCGGAGCCTGCCGCCGGCCAACAGGTCCAAGACCTGACCGAGTTCACGGGCGAGCACCTCGGCAGGGGGAGCGTTGCCGGTGCCGCTGCCCACGATCTCCAGGCCGCTGCTGCGCAGTACCTCGGCCGAGAGGTTCAGGGTGGGGGAGGCCATGACGCCGATCTGGACGAGGCGGGTTCGGGAGAACCGAAGCTCCATGTCGGCGAAGCCGAGCGTGCTGATGAAGACCTCGGTGGGACGCCCCCACAAGTAGTCGAGCACCACATCGAAGTCCGCGGGTCCCGCTGCGTCGCGCAGCGCGCGGCGCAGCGCATCGTCCGGCTGGTCGAGCTGGACGGTCGCGTCCGCGCCCAGTGCGGGCAGCCCGGCCAGCACCCGCGGATTGCGTCCGGCGGCCACCACCCGGCCGGCGCCCAGGTGCTTTGCGACCTGCACCGCGATCTGGCCGGCCACTCCGGTCGCGCCCAGCACGAGCACGGACTCACCCGGCTGCAGCTTCGCCCGCCACTCCAGCGCGTTCCACGCCGATACCCCGGGATTCTGTACCGCGGCCGCGAGTGCGTCGTCCACTCCCTCCGGAATGGGCGAGCACCACCCGTGCCGGGTCACCGCCCGCTCGGCCATGGTGCCGCCCGGCGACCTGAACAGAACCCGGGTGCCGTCCGGCAGCCGGCCTGCGGCCAGCGCGGAGCCGCACACCGCCGGCAGCTTGGCGGGAGCCGAGAAGTGTGTGCCTGCGGCCCGCGCCCGGTCCAGGTTGGTCAGCGGACAGGCCGTCACCTGCACGACCTCCTCGCCCTCTTCCAGATGCGGTTCGGCTACCTCCTCGCAGCACGGTGGTTCTCCCAGCGCGCGGAGCACCGCCGCCCTCATGACCGCCCCCGCCACGCCGATGGGCGCCGGGTGCACGCGGCGCCGTGCACCCGGCCGCCGGGGCCCCGGCGGCCGCCGCAGCGCTCGTCGGGGGTGGCGTCGTCGGCCGGGTGCACGGGAATCGGCCGCGCCACGTGGGCCGGCACATCCCGCAAGAATCTGGTGGTCGACATCGTGAACCTTTCTCGACGCGTATGACGTGCGTTCCGAGCCACGGTGCCGTGCCACGCTAATAAGACGCTGTACGCGCCCCAAGGTCCGCCGTCGACCTGCGGATACGGGGCCGACCTGAGCCTGTGGTCCGGCTCGCGCTCAGGGCACCATCGCCGCGAGCCGCTCCTGGTACCACTCGCCCGGCGTCGTGGCCATGTGGAACCGCTCCTCGGTGGTGGAGTCGGTGAACGGGAACAGTGGCTCGACCGGGGCGTCGTGGTTGGGCATGTGGAAGAACGGGATACTGATCCGCGCCTCGGTCCGTCCCTCGACCGGAATGCGCACCCGGTGCAGGGTCGACACCCACCGCCCGGCGGTCCAGAACGCCATCAAGTCGCCGATATTGACGACGAAACTGCCCTGTGTGCAGGGCACTTCGCGCCAACCGTGCCCCTTCTGCTCGACCTCCAGGCCGCCGACCCCGTCCTGGTAGAGGATGGTCAGGTTCCCCCAGTCCGTGTGGGCGCTCTTTCGCAACTGCCCGGGCAGGGGCGGTTCGGTCAGCGGGTAGTAGTAGTTCGCCGCCAGCGTCGACATGTTGTCGCCGATCTTGTCGTCGAAGAAGTGTCGGTCCAGGCCCAGGGACAGGGCGAACAAGCGGATCAGGTCGGTCGCCAGGCGCTCCATCGCAGCCATGTACTCGAGCCACACCGCCCGGAACTCCTCCGGTGCCGCGGGCCAGCGGTTCGCGGCAGCCCAGGGCGTCTTCGTGTTCCCGTCCGGAGCCCGCAGTGCCGCGGGCTGGTCCCCCCGGACGCTGGTGATGAACACCTCGTTCAGGTCCGGAGGTGCGTCATGGCCCAGGCTCTTGGAGGCGCTGCCGGCGTTGACGTAGAAGCCGTGGGTGCCGGGTGAGACGGCCACCTCGGCCTTCTCCTCTTCGGGCCGCTCGAAGAACGCGCGGGAAGCCGCGTACATACGGTCGATCAGGCGCTGGTCCACGCCGTGGCCGACGACGGTGAAGAATCCGGAATTCTCACAGGCGCTTCCTATCGCCTGTGAGACCAGTAATTCCCCGGCCTTCGTCCAGACACCGGACAGGTCGATGACCGGAACGTATCCGTCCGCCGGAGTGGCGTGATCGATCGAGGATGACAAAACTGCTCCTTCTAAGGGTGATGTGGAGCGTGACGAGGTGGTGTGCGAACGGGATAGCCGGTCCGGCACAAATCCGTCCGGCGCGCGTCGCGGTTGCCTCTGCGGCATATGCCGTCCGTCATGACTTCCGCCGTGCAGACCTGGGTGGCCTTGAGGGGAAGCGCGGGACATGAAACGCCTCCGAATATTCCTACGGGCGTCCCTGTTCGTCAAGGCCGGCCTACTCTCTGCATTCCGGAACTGTCCGATAAGGGTTTCCCGGTGTTCCGGGCGGATGACCCCGCGGAGGGCTCGATGAGAGGAGGCAAGACATCTGAAGAATGCGGCCATGACATGACCGAATGCCGCCGCCCGTATCCGGGTGATCTGTCCGATGCCCGCCGGGAGTTGGTGTGGGGATCATCCAACACGAGCCCGGGAAAAGGGGCTTCACCCCGATCCCGAAGCAATCGGCCTTCGAGTGAACGTACGGATGGCTGATGCTCCACCGCCGCCTGGCCCGCGACTACGAGGCCCTGCCCATCCGCTTCGAAGCCCTGCCCACCCGCTCCGGCGCAGTGATCCGCCTTGCCATGACCGACCTCATGGCCTGCCGCCTCTCCGGCGGAACCACCGTGCCCTGGCGCGACCCGACACCCCAGGACGAGACGCAATCCCCCAAGCCGCAGATCGTCCTGGGCCAGCATGTGGCCCCCTGCCGGCGGGGTTCATCGGCTACGGCGCCGGAACGGTGATGGCCGCCGCGGACTCCCTCGACGTGACACTGCACGGCCGCGGCGCGCGGCTCCCGTCCTGAGGCATCGATCGACCCCGTGCTGATGGCCGCCAACGTCGTCACCCGGCTCCAGGGCATCGTCGCCCGAGAAGTGCCGCCCGCGGAGTCCGCGGTCGTGACAGTGGGCCGCCTGCAGGCCGGCACCAAGGACAACATCATCCCGACACGGCGGAACTGGGCATCAACATCCGCACCTACACCCCGGCCGTACGCGACCTGGTCCGCACCGCGATCGAACGCATCGTCACCGCAGAGGCGCAGGCGAGCGGCGCGGAGAAGGACCCCGAACTCACCTGGTTCAGCTCAGCCCCGGAACTGATCAGCGAACCGGAGGCGACGAAGACCACGATGACCGCCTACGCCGAGCACTTCGGGGCACAGCGGATCACGCCGATGCCGCAGGTCAATGCGAGCGAGGATGTTGGTGCAACCTGACATTGGCGCACAGATCACCATCTGTATCTGGCCAGCAGTCCAGCAACCGCCTTCTGAAGCAGAGGGAAGTGTCCAGGTATCGATTGAACCGGAGACGGCAACCCTTGTCGTCGGCCGGCTCGGTTTGGGCCCTGCCGGAGAAGCGACACTTTCACGGCCAGGCGTTTACGAGGGAGTCGCCTGGTGGAGCGGACGAGAAGCCACATCCAGTTACTACACAGGAAACCCTGCGACAGGTCACTGACGACTGGACATGCGAGCAGATCGCTCAAGCATGGACGCAATGCCCGACCACGGAGAGATACGTCCTGGAGCTGCTGTTCACCTCGCCGTGCCTGCCGGATGAGGACGATGAGTAGGCCGCGAACCGTCGACGTTCAGGTGTGCAGCAAGCACCACTTGAACACCCCTACCGCTGGCGTCCCGCTCGCCATCATCCTGACTGGCGGCAACCGCAACGACGTCACCCAGGTCATCCCGCCGCTCGGCTGCCCGACCGCTGGTTCACAGGCGGTTCGAGCGCTCGTGCCTTGCCGCGGAGCCAGTCGGCGATGTCGGCGAGCGTGGCCTGCCACCTGAAGGCCTCGATGGCCGCGGGCGGAACCTGGTCGGGGACCACGGTGCCTGAGTGGTACGGCGGCGAGGGGGAAGCACCTTGTTGTTCGGACGCATGCGTACGGCTGTGGCCGCTGCCGTGGCGCTGACTCTTGCTGGTACGTGTATGGGGGCGGAGCAGGCCGATTCGGCCCGGCTCGAGCTGAAGGTCACACAGAGCCAGGCCGCTGCTGCCGATGCCACATTCAGGGTCAACTCGGTCGTCTGCAACCGGAGAAGGGTGCGCCAGACCGTGCAGGCAACGGTTCGGGTACCTTATCGACCAGCTGAACCTGGCGCTCCGTCGACCTGGGACGTACGGGGCGAGATGGCTCTTCGGATCCTGCTTGATCAGCTGCTGCTTGTGGAGCGCCGGCCTGAGGCGTTCGCTCAGCGGCAGCGGGCCTGGGAGGCCGCGGGGCCTGGTCGGCCACAGGTGTGACGGGGCCTTCCGAGACCTCGTCCCTGGGGGGAAGTACGCGGGGCGCTGGCCGCCACGGCTGCCCTTCAGACACTACGAGACGAGAACCGAAATGACTGAGCAGACAGAGCTTGAGGCCCAGATCCGCAGTGGCGTACCGCACTCGGCCCGCGTGTGGAACTACTGGATCGGGGGCAAGGACCACTACCCGGTCGACCAGGAACTGGGAGACCAGGTCATCGCGAGCTACCCCCAGACCCGGGACCTCGCCCGTGCGTCACGGGCCTTCCAAGCGCGTGCGGTGCAGTACCTGGCCGACGAAGCGGGAATCACCCAGTTCCTCGACATCGGAACCGGGCTCCCCGTCCAGAACAGCACCCACGAGGTCGCCCAGAGCATCCAGCCGAAGGCACACATCGTCTACGTCGACAACGACCCGCTGGTCCTGGCGCATGCCCGCGCCCTGCTGACAAGCGCGCCGGACGGAGTGACGGACTACGTGCATGCGGACATGCTGGAGGCCGAGCGAGTACTCCAGGAAGCGTCCCGAACCCTGGATATGACACAGCCCGTGGCCGTCATGGTGCTGTCCACGCTGGGACACGTCGAACCCCGGGCCGGTATCGACCTCATGCGCCGGTACATGGCCGGCACAGTGACAGGCAGTTACCTGGTCCTCTGCGACACGATCGCCACCCCCCAGACACTGGCAGCCCAGGAAGCCTATGCGGCCGGAGACACTC from Streptomyces sp. NBC_01591 includes:
- a CDS encoding cyclase family protein, translated to MTQRLIDLSVPTVDGPSEATPVEVELLDHAAAPAALGLTPEDFPEGESISNETVTLTTHTGTHMDAPLHYGLTSGGRPAAAIGDIPLEWCYAPGVRLDLRHVPPGTGITAADIEDALAKIPHQLRPGDIVLIWTGADRLWGTDAYRAEHPGMTRESTAWLVERGVKVIGIDSWGFDRPFGSMIGDYRETGDNKVLWPAHLYGREHAYCQLEKLAHLDELPAATGFTVACFPIKLTGLGAGWTRVVAIVEDE
- a CDS encoding MFS transporter produces the protein MTELSPQRRSLVLAICCASMIVVVMDISIVNVALPNIRDDLDASVSSLQWAVDAYTLVLASFLLLAGSTADRIGRKRLFLIGLAAFGIGSLLCGLAPGIGWLIGARAVQAIGGTMLNPVAMAIIATTFPDPKERAKAIGVFGSMSGLSLALGPILGGALVDAFDWRSIFWINVPIVAIAFVMTAVYVPESRAPRARRPDPVGQLLVIVMLGSLVYAVIESHKLGWGSTTIIALLGVTVLAALATVAYELRRSDPLLELRLFRSVPFSSAILMAFGALCAFGAFLFVTTLYLQEVRGMSALKAGLCLLPVGLLIVLLSPRTGKYVGAHGPRLPLVVSGAALAVGGAVSLLIRPSTSLPAVLAMYLLIGVFQGTINPPITNTAVSGMPRSMAGVATSLASAGRQTGTTLGVAIAGTIVGSSQAHGGTSYTHAEHGVWWLMIGLGAGIVALALISTGSWAKETSKRAAALFEEVDRGAVPEPAGRR
- a CDS encoding MerR family transcriptional regulator, whose amino-acid sequence is MLEIKSQTRSSSVRPQGESDPGIAIAEAARRTGVSVHTLRYYERVGLVITDVDRTVGGRRRYHQRDLAWITLCTKLRATGMPIKTILRYAQLVADGYGNEEERLALMEAHRAEVTARLAELQGNLALIDHKIDVYRGRLAAGDADQLWVPFPEAEAS
- a CDS encoding quinone oxidoreductase family protein; amino-acid sequence: MHPAPIGVAGAVMRAAVLRALGEPPCCEEVAEPHLEEGEEVVQVTACPLTNLDRARAAGTHFSAPAKLPAVCGSALAAGRLPDGTRVLFRSPGGTMAERAVTRHGWCSPIPEGVDDALAAAVQNPGVSAWNALEWRAKLQPGESVLVLGATGVAGQIAVQVAKHLGAGRVVAAGRNPRVLAGLPALGADATVQLDQPDDALRRALRDAAGPADFDVVLDYLWGRPTEVFISTLGFADMELRFSRTRLVQIGVMASPTLNLSAEVLRSSGLEIVGSGTGNAPPAEVLARELGQVLDLLAGGRLRMEVNRVPLTRVRHVWDLDQQGHRTVLIP
- a CDS encoding group I truncated hemoglobin, with product MTESAQTPSLYDRLGGTFGIAALMDVLTDRLYDNVSANRNPDVQKLHETNSRAGFKFMVTAWSIQETGGPQCYPGRDMREAHENMVATEYDFDVVALEIAATLSFCGVPQQEAKEYLDIIESYRHDVLTASAGKGNTPSAASA
- a CDS encoding aromatase/cyclase, yielding MIVHTLIYRFPPEADAEDIRQFFEGLGDLAVGSGLVSAFGWKPHVLLPVDEQSKGMTATHIAQFSCDDVQTLQVFSERPVVHEFISKWRGKLNYEAAYANHEQMLPSSSGNGPSMFHTEHTVTVEANADVVYAVLADIEGYAKLFPPTETSTMLEETETCQIARLVVDVSGQRQSWVTRRDLDRDHRTIAYRQLDNAPMIEFMGGEWRALPLDDNRTQLVITHDFAARPTEAVPSQEQASTLLRAAVDRNSHADLDAVRKEAERRAQVVGSPA
- a CDS encoding NADPH-dependent FMN reductase, whose amino-acid sequence is MPSLMIVVGSTRPGRAGLPITQWFVEQARSHGGFDITLVDLAELDLPLLDEPHIPRLRQYTQQHTKEWSAIVDASDAVVLVTPEYNFGYPATIKNAIDYLHQEWHHKPVGFVSYGGVAAGTRAVQQLKQVMTTLRMLPVCSKG
- a CDS encoding isopenicillin N synthase family dioxygenase; protein product: MSSSIDHATPADGYVPVIDLSGVWTKAGELLVSQAIGSACENSGFFTVVGHGVDQRLIDRMYAASRAFFERPEEEKAEVAVSPGTHGFYVNAGSASKSLGHDAPPDLNEVFITSVRGDQPAALRAPDGNTKTPWAAANRWPAAPEEFRAVWLEYMAAMERLATDLIRLFALSLGLDRHFFDDKIGDNMSTLAANYYYPLTEPPLPGQLRKSAHTDWGNLTILYQDGVGGLEVEQKGHGWREVPCTQGSFVVNIGDLMAFWTAGRWVSTLHRVRIPVEGRTEARISIPFFHMPNHDAPVEPLFPFTDSTTEERFHMATTPGEWYQERLAAMVP
- a CDS encoding ketosynthase chain-length factor, yielding MSVITGLGVVAPNGVGVKEFWAATLTGRSGIGELDRFDTSGFPARLAGLVDGVDPAQHLPSRLMSQTDVSTRLALIAAQGAIEDAGVDTSAMTDYDMGVVTANASGGFDFTHREFKKLWSQGPEHVSVYESFAWFYAVNTGQISIRHKMRGPSIALVAEQAGGIDALGQARRVVRTGVPLVVCGGVDSTFDPWGWASHLAGGRVSVDPDPATAYRPFDSHAAGHVPGEGGAICVLEDAGAARARGARVYGEIVGYAATFDPAPGSRRPPGLGRAARLALADAGLGPDAVDVVFADAAGLPALDRAEAQALRDLFGVRGVPVTAPKSLTGRLFSGGGVLDVVAALMSMQDSVIPPTFGTASVPDEYGLDLVIGEPRPAAVGTALVLARGRWGFNAATVIRLPQNGS
- a CDS encoding SAM-dependent methyltransferase, translating into MTEQTELEAQIRSGVPHSARVWNYWIGGKDHYPVDQELGDQVIASYPQTRDLARASRAFQARAVQYLADEAGITQFLDIGTGLPVQNSTHEVAQSIQPKAHIVYVDNDPLVLAHARALLTSAPDGVTDYVHADMLEAERVLQEASRTLDMTQPVAVMVLSTLGHVEPRAGIDLMRRYMAGTVTGSYLVLCDTIATPQTLAAQEAYAAGDTPPYLVRRPEEILASADGMELVEPGFGSISLWRPSSSDDGAEPVDQWGFVARK